The Erythrolamprus reginae isolate rEryReg1 chromosome 3, rEryReg1.hap1, whole genome shotgun sequence genome contains a region encoding:
- the SNAI2 gene encoding zinc finger protein SNAI2 has product MPRSFLVKKHFNASKKPNYSELDTHTVIISPYLYESYPMPIIPQPEILSSVAYNPITVWTTSGLLPSPLPSDLSPLSGYPSSLGRVSPHPHSDTSSKDHSGSESPISDEEERIQSKLSHPHAIEAEKFQCSLCNKTYSTFSGLAKHKQLHCDAQSRKSFSCKYCDKEYVSLGALKMHIRTHTLPCVCKICGKAFSRPWLLQGHIRTHTGEKPFSCPHCNRAFADRSNLRAHLQTHSDVKKYQCKNCSKTFSRMSLLHKHEESGCCVAH; this is encoded by the exons ATGCCCCGGTCCTTCTTGGTGAAGAAACATTTCAACGCGTCCAAAAAGCCCAACTATAGTGAACTGGATACACATACAG TGATAATTTCTCCATACCTTTATGAGAGCTACCCAATGCCGATAATTCCACAACCAGAAATCCTGAGTTCGGTTGCATACAACCCAATCACAGTCTGGACTACAAGTGGGCTGCTGCCTTCCCCCTTACCCAGtgatctttctcctctttctggaTATCCTTCATCTTTGGGAAGAGTCAGCCCACACCCCCATTCTGACACTTCGTCCAAAGATCACAGTGGCTCAGAAAGCCCCATTAGTGATGAAGAGGAGAGAATCCAGTCCAAGCTTTCCCACCCAcatgcaattgaagctgaaaaaTTTCAGTGTAGTTTATGCAATAAGACCTATTCAACTTTCTCGGGACTTGCGAAACACAAGCAGTTGCACTGTGATGCCCAGTCTAGGAAATCCTTCAGCTGTAAATACTGTGATAAGGAATACGTGAGCCTGGGGGCTCTAAAGATGCACATCAGGACCCACACGCTACCTTGTGTTTGCAAGATTTGTGGCAAGGCTTTCTCTCGACCCTGGCTACTACAAGGACATATCCGGACCCACACTG gAGAGAAGCCTTTTTCGTGCCCTCATTGCAACCGAGCATTTGCAGACAGGTCCAATTTGAGGGCCCATCTGCAGACCCATTCGGATGTGAAGAAATACCAGTGCAAAAATTGTTCCAAAACTTTCTCTCGAATGTCTCTTCTGCACAAACATGAGGAATCTGGCTGCTGTGTAGCTCACTGA